Proteins encoded within one genomic window of Haladaptatus sp. QDMS2:
- a CDS encoding universal stress protein, translating into MVLSRDLTILVPVDISASETPSLSILDLLGPIDVVLLGYFPVPSQAEPALIKDEYGAESTRRLADIVAGRQRVTDVLVFTHDRTATIDRIADEYDCDAVLAGGDTTAIGRILVPLRGDVNLERIVSVVADLLLASEATVTLFHAIPEDTDPSQGEFLLRGASDRIADFGVETDRIHRRLSEGGDPVAEIIALGSEFDLVILGETEPSLRERIIGDVPSRIIEDIEIPALIVRDVA; encoded by the coding sequence ATGGTTCTGTCCCGTGACCTGACGATTCTGGTGCCGGTCGATATCTCCGCCTCGGAGACGCCGTCGCTCTCGATTCTCGACCTGCTCGGCCCGATCGACGTGGTCCTGCTCGGCTACTTCCCGGTGCCGAGCCAGGCCGAACCCGCACTCATCAAAGACGAGTACGGGGCGGAATCGACGCGCCGTCTCGCGGACATTGTCGCTGGCAGGCAGCGCGTAACCGACGTGCTCGTGTTTACCCACGACCGTACCGCGACCATCGACCGAATCGCCGACGAGTACGACTGCGACGCGGTGCTTGCCGGCGGTGACACGACTGCTATCGGCCGCATCCTGGTTCCGCTGCGCGGCGACGTTAACCTCGAACGAATCGTCTCGGTAGTTGCAGACCTCCTGCTCGCGAGCGAGGCGACGGTCACGCTCTTTCACGCAATCCCAGAAGACACAGACCCAAGTCAGGGCGAGTTCTTGCTCCGGGGGGCGAGCGACCGAATCGCCGATTTCGGGGTGGAAACCGACCGAATACACCGACGGCTGTCTGAGGGCGGCGACCCCGTGGCCGAAATCATCGCGCTCGGGAGCGAGTTCGACCTCGTCATCCTGGGCGAGACAGAACCCTCGCTTCGCGAGCGCATCATCGGTGACGTGCCCTCACGGATTATCGAGGACATCGAGATTCCAGCGCTCATCGTCCGGGACGTGGCCTGA
- the nucS gene encoding endonuclease NucS, translated as MPISQLESPDAAAVVDAAKAAARDGSMLTVQARCEVTYEGRTSGSLAAGDRILVAKPDGTFLVHQPTGHKPVNWMPGGGSVSARLSDGDAVLLARRTNPSERVEVRIEEAYGLTRFDAVDGATYEESGTEAEMHEFIKSNPDVLGDNIRIVEHERESKYGFIDFYAVDDAGVPVVIEVKRIQATLNHFDQLQRYVSLYEETNENVRGMLVAPSASTRVKRALHDNGLEFVALSEFGRDAKGATEAKLTDF; from the coding sequence ATGCCCATCTCGCAACTCGAATCTCCAGACGCGGCGGCGGTGGTCGACGCCGCGAAGGCGGCCGCCCGCGACGGGTCGATGCTCACCGTTCAGGCACGCTGCGAAGTCACCTACGAGGGGCGGACGAGCGGCTCTCTGGCCGCTGGCGACCGCATTCTCGTCGCCAAGCCGGACGGGACGTTTCTCGTTCACCAGCCAACCGGCCACAAGCCGGTAAACTGGATGCCCGGCGGCGGCAGCGTCTCCGCGCGCCTCAGCGACGGTGACGCGGTCCTCCTCGCCCGGCGGACGAACCCGAGCGAACGCGTCGAAGTCAGAATCGAGGAGGCCTACGGACTCACCCGCTTCGATGCCGTAGACGGCGCGACCTACGAGGAGTCGGGCACGGAAGCAGAGATGCACGAGTTCATCAAATCGAACCCGGACGTGCTTGGCGACAACATCCGCATCGTCGAACACGAACGCGAGTCGAAGTACGGGTTTATCGACTTCTACGCTGTAGACGACGCGGGTGTCCCCGTCGTCATCGAGGTGAAACGGATTCAGGCGACGCTCAACCACTTCGACCAGCTCCAGCGGTACGTCTCGCTCTACGAAGAGACCAACGAGAACGTCCGCGGGATGCTCGTCGCACCTTCGGCCTCGACGCGCGTGAAACGCGCCCTCCACGACAACGGCCTAGAGTTCGTCGCGCTCTCGGAGTTTGGTCGTGACGCAAAAGGGGCGACGGAGGCGAAGCTGACCGACTTTTAA
- a CDS encoding ATPase domain-containing protein, whose amino-acid sequence MTTLAGENVTEGIPVPFENAHVANYLRDFGPADRVAFDSITALRPIIDGDALFSRAVLDLIHLFTNEFEATTLLTAERNPENTDLGIQYKTHGVISLWRDMVGGEDHLFTKINKLRGVDHDRRTFATEFTSTGLRTIPRLETVANTYLDIDLLSTGVIGLDDLTGGGVPKGGVNLLKTDGLATIRSFLANLQTQAVEEGYAVAVIPPLELDVDRLCSLFDRQIGDVDTLLAEDRLFILDMISERDPIHENHLVYQDGEYEPTEAIQEIFDRKGYRPLFATVHAHSFFESIGEQELRNLRTWSQANLISEQDVISYVMNPRLVSDQFVAYLEDTSRQVISTYLKDGLQYIELEKSPSGYLGSTRLVEYLDHYPFVRVQSTRNSF is encoded by the coding sequence TTGACGACGCTCGCCGGAGAGAACGTCACGGAGGGAATTCCCGTGCCGTTCGAAAACGCTCACGTCGCGAACTATCTCCGCGACTTTGGTCCTGCAGACCGTGTCGCCTTCGACTCGATAACCGCACTTCGGCCGATTATCGACGGCGACGCGCTGTTCTCACGGGCGGTTCTCGACCTCATTCACCTCTTTACAAACGAGTTCGAGGCGACGACGCTGTTGACCGCAGAGCGCAATCCAGAGAACACGGACCTCGGCATCCAGTACAAGACCCACGGCGTCATTTCGCTGTGGCGAGATATGGTCGGCGGCGAAGACCACCTGTTCACGAAAATCAACAAACTGCGCGGGGTGGACCACGACCGGCGAACGTTCGCGACTGAGTTCACTTCTACAGGTTTGCGTACCATCCCACGTCTCGAAACCGTCGCGAACACTTACCTCGACATCGACCTGCTCTCGACCGGAGTCATCGGCCTCGACGACCTCACCGGCGGCGGCGTGCCAAAAGGCGGCGTGAATCTACTCAAAACGGACGGCCTCGCGACCATCCGGTCGTTTCTCGCGAATCTCCAGACGCAAGCGGTCGAGGAGGGCTATGCAGTCGCGGTCATCCCGCCGCTCGAACTGGACGTCGACCGTCTGTGTTCCCTGTTCGACCGACAAATCGGCGACGTAGACACGTTACTGGCAGAAGACCGCCTGTTCATCCTGGACATGATTAGCGAACGCGATCCCATCCACGAGAATCACCTCGTCTACCAGGACGGTGAGTACGAACCCACGGAAGCAATCCAGGAGATCTTCGACCGAAAGGGGTATCGACCGCTGTTCGCGACCGTTCACGCTCACTCGTTTTTCGAATCGATTGGCGAGCAGGAACTCAGGAATCTGCGAACGTGGTCGCAGGCGAACCTCATCAGCGAACAGGACGTCATCTCGTACGTGATGAACCCCCGACTCGTCTCAGACCAGTTCGTCGCCTACCTCGAAGACACCTCCCGTCAGGTGATCTCTACGTACCTCAAAGATGGCCTCCAGTACATCGAACTGGAGAAGTCCCCAAGTGGGTACCTCGGGAGCACGCGCCTCGTCGAGTACCTCGACCACTACCCCTTCGTCCGCGTACAGTCGACGAGAAACAGCTTTTAG
- a CDS encoding GNAT family N-acetyltransferase, with protein sequence MPGAIVLEGKRVSLATVEEDDLEFLRDNVNHPSVRVPVGQQLPTNGYQERQYFEEMSTDTSIVQLLIVSNDRRVGVVELDPIDRETGQAELAYWLVPDYQGEGYAKAAVELTVEYVFEQLRMHRIQAAVFSFNEASMGLLKRLGFTEEGVHREDVFVNGAYHDTHYFGLLEDEWRAGR encoded by the coding sequence ATGCCAGGGGCTATCGTCCTCGAAGGGAAACGCGTCTCGCTCGCAACCGTAGAGGAAGACGACCTGGAGTTCCTGCGCGACAACGTAAACCATCCGTCAGTGCGCGTGCCAGTGGGCCAGCAACTCCCAACCAACGGCTATCAGGAACGCCAGTACTTCGAGGAGATGAGTACGGACACGAGCATCGTCCAACTGCTCATCGTGAGCAACGACCGGCGCGTGGGCGTCGTCGAACTCGACCCCATCGACCGAGAGACAGGACAGGCGGAACTCGCCTACTGGCTCGTCCCCGACTATCAGGGGGAGGGTTATGCGAAGGCCGCAGTCGAACTGACCGTCGAATACGTCTTCGAGCAGCTGCGGATGCACCGCATTCAGGCCGCCGTGTTTTCGTTCAACGAAGCGTCGATGGGCCTACTCAAACGGCTCGGGTTCACCGAGGAGGGTGTTCACCGCGAGGACGTGTTCGTAAACGGCGCGTACCACGACACCCACTACTTCGGTCTGCTCGAAGACGAGTGGCGAGCCGGACGCTGA